The Homo sapiens chromosome 10, GRCh38.p14 Primary Assembly sequence CTGAGAAACTTGGGTGAGTCAcatctctccaggcctcagtttttgcatctgtagaaggaagagaagacaacCTATCTCCAAAGCGTTGTGACAATTCAGTGAGATGATGTTTGTCAAGCCCACCACACAGGGCAAGTTGGTTCCTTCCCGTCCCCCGCATTTGCCTCTACTGAGGGTGAAGGCAGCAGAGAAGACATCACCAGCAGCTGCCCACCACTGCCTGGCTCTGGAGAGGGAGGGACCACGCATCCTCACCTAACCACACCAGGCCGCTATCGCCTGCATGTATCTCGTGTCCAATCGGGGCCCTGAGGCAGCGTCCCGCCCTCCCTGGACCCCCTCAGATATCCCAGGCTGGAATGGTGAGGGGCAGGTGGGAGCAGCCAGGCCCTTCCCTGGGCAAGCCGTGGTGAGCCACCCGCCCATTCCGCAGCGGGAGGCGGCCGGGCCTGGGGGCCCCACTGCTAGGGCCCGACTCAGAGGGCAGCCCGGAGTCGCTGGGCCGCACCACCACGAAGACCCGCCTGTGCAGAAGCCCGCCGGGCCGCTCGGAGTAGGCCTCCTTGTGGCTCCCCGACGGGCGCGGGCAGAGGCGGGCGCGGAAGGCGGCCTGGAAGCCGCGGCGGAAGTTCTCGTTGAAGTAGCCGTAGATGATGGGGTTGGCGCTGCTGTTGAAGAAGGCCAGCCAGTGCGCGAAGGGGAAGGCGTAGACGGTGACCAGGTGCAGCTGCGGCGCGCTGAGCTGCCCGTAGTCGATGAGCAGCAGCAGCGCCCAGAGCGGCAGCCAGGACAGCGTGAAGAACAGCGCCACCATGACCAGCATGTGCACCACGCGCGCTCTGCGCCGCGATGCTCGCGGGTCCGCAGCCTCCTCGCCCCCGGGGGCCGGGCCCGGGGCCTGGCAGAGCTTGCGCGCGATGCGGGCGTACATGACCACGATGAGCGCCAGCGGCGCCAGGTAGATGTGCGAGAAGAGCACAGTGGTGTAGACCCTGCGCATGCCCTTCTCGGGCCAGGCCTCCCAGCAGGAGTAGAGCGGGTAGGAGCGGTTGCGGGCGTCCACCATGAAGTGGTGCTCCTCACGGGTGACGGTCAGCGTGACGGCCGAGGGACACATGATGAGCAGCGCCAGGGCCCAGATGACGGCGATGGTGACGAGCGCCTTCCGCAGGGTCAGCTTCTCGCGGAAAGGGTGCACGATGCAGCGGAACCTGCCGCGGGGAGAGAGACAGGCGGGATCTGGGTGGGTCCTAGGGCCCCTGCGAGGGGACGGTGGGTGGGATGCGGGCACCTGACCTTCATCATCGCATCTAGGGCGGCGTCGAAGAACAGCTCAGACCTGAATTGGCTGAGTAGTCAAAGAACAAAGGCAGCTACAGGATTTatgagaagggaggaggaaaccGCAGATCGTGTGGGAACAATGAATCCTGTGTGCACTTTTgcacttttctccttttttttttttttttcctgagacagggcctccttctgtcgcccagtctggagtgcagtggcgcgattacGGCTccctgcagtctccacctcccgggctcaagtgatcctctcctcccacctcagcctcctgagtagctggaaccacaggaaTGCGCTGCCACCTCGCCGGctaatttctttcaatttttggagagatgaggtctcactgtgttgcccaggctagtctcaaagtcttgggctcaagctatcctccggcctcggcctcccgaatttctgggattatagatatgagcctCCTTGCGGGGCCATTTGTGTACTTTTGGGGGTCAACTGATTAGCTGGCAGCTAGCAGAGCGATCAGAGTGCGCAGTCTGTCCTCGACAAGGACGATTAGGTGCGTCAAATAACACAGTTTCTGTTTATGGATTCTCCAGAAAACCTCAGGAGGTCAGATGTAGAGCCTACATGTCAGGCTGTCCCTATGTCATCTTGGCCATAGTATCAGTATCTCTACAATGCAAGGACAAGTCTGCACCATTTATTTCCTCATGAGGACAACTCAGCATCTGTTATTAcaccctttattattttttaaaggtgaggCCTTTAAGATAGTTACTACACTGTTgatttacagacaaggaaactgggaCTCGAGTGTTAAGCAGTTGGCTCAAGTTCACATAGCAAGTTGCAAGGACCAGTCTTGAACCCAGATTTGTCTTGCTTCATATGCCATATAAACCAGTAGCTGTAAACCCTCCATGTGCATGAGACTCTCCTGAAGCATTTCAACAACAAAGACAAAACCCGTGCCTATTTTTTCAGGCCAAGGATTCCAACCTAATTAGTCTAGAAAGTGGTTTTAGCATTATTTGTTatgtgctgtttttgtttttaaagctccTGGGGTCAGGTGCCAtggttcatgcttataatcccagcactttgggaggccaaggcaggaggatcacttgaacccaggagttggagaccagcctgggaaacatggtgaaaccccatctctaccaaaaaaattaaccagatgagGGGATGCTTGCCTATTcttccagctacacaggaggctgaggcaggataatcacttgagtccaggagtgtagggaaaagaaagagaaatcagactgttattgtgtctgtgtagaaagggaagacataagagactccattttgaaaaagacttgtactttaaacaattgctttgctgagatgttgttaatttgtagctttgccccagccactttgccccagccattttgacccaacctggagctcacaaaaacatgtgttgtatgaaatcaaggtttaagggatctagggctgtgcaggacatgccttgttaacaaaatgtttacaaacagtatacttggtaaaagtcatcgccattctctagtgTCAATAAActaggggcacaatgcactgcggaaagccgcggggacctctgcccttgaaagcagggTATTGTCCAAAGTTTCTCCCCAtatgatagtctgaaatatggcctcatgggatgagaaagacctgaccgtcccccagcccaacacctgtaaagggtctgtgctgaggtggattagtaaaagaggaaagcctcttgcagttgagatagaggaaggccactgtctcctgcctgcccctgggaactgaatgtctcagtataaaaccctattgtacatttgttcagttctgagatgagagaaaaaccaccctatggtgggaggtgagacatgtttgcagcagtgctgccttgttattctttactccactgagatgtttgggtggagagaaacataaatctggcttacgtGCACGTCCAGTCacagtaccttcccttgaacttaattatgacatagattctattGCTCACAGGTTTGTtactgaccttctccttattatcaccctgccctcctactacattcctttctgctgaaataatgaaaataataataaataaaaactgagggaactcagagaccggtgccgGCGCAGGTCCTTGGTATGCAGAGCACCGGTCacctgggcccactgttgtttctctatactttgtctctgcgtcttatttctctttctcagtctctcatcccacccgacttgaaatacccacaggtgtggagaggcaggccaccccttcacaggaggttgaggctgagactgcagtgagccatgatcagaccactgcactccagccaaggcaatagagcaagaccttgtctccaaaaaaaaaaaaagctcctggaGAAGTCTACTGTGCAACCAGAGTTGAAAACAGCTGCTGTAGGGGGAGGTAAAAACCTCCCCCTGCAGCATGGTTCAAAGACGATTGCTCAACTgcaagctctgtgagggcagatGCCTTGACTTTTCATCTCAGTATTCCTAGGTTGTGATTAGATAAATGCATGAATGACCAGAGGGGAAGTTACTCAAAATactttctgagccttagtttcctcatctgtaaaatgaagcccATAGTATGACCTACTCTGTTGGgtagttgtgaagattaagtgagatgaCACTGACCACACTTCTTGAGACATTTCAAATGCTTAATAGTGAGGAAAAAGGAGGGGCTCCTATTCCCCAGAATGGCTTCTGTCATCTACTGATGCCAGAAAATAGAAACCTGAAGAATGTCCAGTCAATCTTACTTGTTTAATGGAGGGGAAAGCTTGCCCAGTGGGGGTCTTATGGTCACATGGCTGTTTGGAGTCAGAGCCTGCCCTGGAACATAGGTCTAGAGCTGACTCTCAGTCAAGTGTCCTTTCCACTTCGCTACACTGTGTCCTGCCCTCCTGCCAACCCAGTTTTTGGCCTGATAGCCTGACCTTTTACCTCTCCCACAGCCTGACTCAGGCCTTGTTATCTCAACCTATATGACTTTGACCTACTGGCTTCATACTTCACATACTCAAGAAAGCTCCAGAGAATAGTGGCttatgtcagcactttgggaggctgaggagggtggatcacttgaggacaggagttcgagaccagcctggccaacatggtgaaacccttctctactaaaaagacaaaaattagccatgcatggtggtgcgcacctgcaatcccagctactccggggactgaggcacgagaatggcttgaacccgggaggcagaggttgcagtcagccaagatcgccatggcactccagcctgggtgacagagcaagactctgtctcccccctcaaaaaaaaaaaagaaagaaagaaagaaaaagaaatctccagaGAATAAATAATTCTTAAAGCCTGTAGTGCTGGCTATGAATGCAATAGCAGTAAATGGGTGGAGGAGAATCTTGGGGTAATCTGGGCAGGCTTCCTGGATGAGGTGGGACTTGAAGAATACTGCAAACACCACTGGGAGAAGTTGTACACTCTCATTTCCTTCAACAATGATAACAAAACAAAGGTCGATGAAGGGAAGGGACTTCTCCTGATCACCCAGCTAGTTAGTGGCCTTGTGGAGAGTAGAACCCACTTCATTACTCCAGCTGCCTACTTCACTGAGTTACAAAAAACTGGGCTTGAGGTGGAGAGAGGATGTGAACACTAGATTCCACAAAGGGCAGGGTTAAGATATGCCTGTGCTGGGGAGAGAACAAGGAGGAGGGGATGGGTGTGCAGAAGAAACAACATACTATTAGCAACTGATATTTGGACTCTATGCCAAGAACTGTGCATAAGCTTTTACAAGCAggagctcactgaagcctcccaACCATCCTGTAGGGTAgctaccattttacagatgagactaCAAGGGCTCAGAGTAGTTAGGTGACCCACCCAACATGATACACCAAGGCAGGAGTGAGCAAATCTCCAGCTGATCTGCCTGCCCACCTTTCCCTGGGGTGAAGCACCCAGAGGGTGCCCTTCCCCTGCTAACAATGCTGTGGGGGAGGAGCACTCATGTAGTGCAATATGgaggcctcctgggttcagtgcTTTATTGATTGCAAGCCTCCTTCTCCCTGGCTCTGCTCCATACCTTTGGCCACATGATAGATTTATACTTACCAGGGAATCTGATGGAATATGAGGCTGAGAGACGAGAAGCGGTGAACGTGGGGATTGAGTACAGCCTGGGCTGCCGGGAACCAGCAAGGAGCCAGTGGGGACAGAATAAGGAGCAGGGAGAAACCCTTCCTCCCCAGCCATACCGTGACCCACCCATAAGCTGGCCCCCTTAGCTCTGGCTCACCTGGCTCAGACTTAGAGGTGGCAGGATTCCTGCTGCTCAGGAAATAAGGACTGCTCTTGAGCTCCTCACAGGCCCCAGGAATCCCAACAAAAGCCAACCAAGGCTACCTTCAGGCCTTCCAGAAGGGGGTGGTAGTGTCCTCATCAGGTTCCCCAAGTTTAGGGAGAGggcagctgggcccagggcccttcTCCTTGTGGCTCAGGATTTAGCCCCACTTACCATGGTGCAGCCCCAGCCTTCCAGCCAACCCAGCATTAGAGGCAGTGGCTCCTCTTAATGCCAGGCCCTAGTTGGCTCAGGCATAATCCAGCCAGGAAACCTCTCACCTTTCCACAGCAATGGCCACCAGTGTGAAAACGGAAGCCGACACAGACATGCCCTGCACCAAGCCGCTCATCTTGCATGTGGCATTGTCGAAGGGCCACCCTGCAATGACAGAGGCCCCCACAGAGTGAGAGATGCCCACGCATCAAGAGCCAGAGACTGAAAGCCCTCCAAGCCAGGTCCCCTCTGAGCTTGGATCTTTCCTCCATGACCTGCTAGGTGTTATCTGGTCTCTGCTTGCAGACTTTCAGAAATGAGGAACCAACCAGCCCATAAAACCATGGACAGTTCTCACTACAGTCATCCCCTCGTTTATACAGTGCATTGGTTCTAGGACCCCCAAGTATTCCAAAATCCACACATAATCAAGTCCTGCAGTCAGCCTTGCAGAACCTGTGTATAGAAAAAGGCAGCCCTCTGTATGtacatggtgatatggtttggctgtatccccacccaaatctcatcttgaattgtagctcccataatccccacgagtcatgggaaggacccatgggaggtaactgaatcgtgggagtggtttcctccatgctattcttgtgatggtgagtaagttctcatcacgagatctgatggttttatatggggcTTCTCCCTTCACTCcgttctcattcttctctctcctgctgacttgtgaagaaggatgtgcttccccttccaccatgattgtaagtttcctgaggccttcccatccctgcagaactgtgagtcaaacctctttcctctataaattacccagtctcaagtatgtccttatagcagcatgagaatggccTAATATACACGGGTTTTGCTGTATTTTTAATCTGCATTTAGTTGAAAAAAACCCTCATATAaatggacccatgcagttcaaacccatgttgttcaagggtcaacagtATTAGTGAGATTTTCTTTATGTTGACCAGTGATTTCTTTCCATGAGCTTTAGACCGTCCAGCCCTGCCTGGCTCTCTGCTCCCATAGCCCTGTCTT is a genomic window containing:
- the NPFFR1 gene encoding neuropeptide FF receptor 1, which gives rise to MEGEPSQPPNSSWPLSQNGTNTEATPATNLTFSSYYQHTSPVAAMFIVAYALIFLLCMVGNTLVCFIVLKNRHMHTVTNMFILNLAVSDLLVGIFCMPTTLVDNLITGWPFDNATCKMSGLVQGMSVSASVFTLVAIAVERFRCIVHPFREKLTLRKALVTIAVIWALALLIMCPSAVTLTVTREEHHFMVDARNRSYPLYSCWEAWPEKGMRRVYTTVLFSHIYLAPLALIVVMYARIARKLCQAPGPAPGGEEAADPRASRRRARVVHMLVMVALFFTLSWLPLWALLLLIDYGQLSAPQLHLVTVYAFPFAHWLAFFNSSANPIIYGYFNENFRRGFQAAFRARLCPRPSGSHKEAYSERPGGLLHRRVFVVVRPSDSGLPSESGPSSGAPRPGRLPLRNGRVAHHGLPREGPGCSHLPLTIPAWDI